The Primulina eburnea isolate SZY01 chromosome 8, ASM2296580v1, whole genome shotgun sequence genome contains a region encoding:
- the LOC140838115 gene encoding protein RGF1 INDUCIBLE TRANSCRIPTION FACTOR 1-like has product MARQITRAGREEEVAAAAAGAVELGGAAAAAPAWLLGLMAETFFYGCGVHQDRRKNEKNIFCLKCCQSFCPHCLPSHHPSHPLLQVRRYVYQDVIRLDDLEKLVDCSCIQAYTINSAKVIFLNQRAQSRSSSCKQLNCSGNTCFTCDRILQYPFNFCSLSCKVDRMVTRGEDLSSILFRFDESDFAISQFERLHMDGSDHEGQITPISILEFGGSHYDTGNAANSEGEPSGLVRRNPKTKRGFMSLVSLNNRRKGAPHRSPLS; this is encoded by the exons ATGGCGCGACAAATTACCAGAGCAGGCCGGGAGGAGGaagttgctgctgctgctgctggagcGGTGGAATTAGGTGGTGCGGCGGCGGCGGCGCCTGCATGGCTGCTAGGTCTGATGGCGGAGACATTCTTCTATGGTTGTGGGGTCCACCAGGATCGCAGGAAGAACGAGAAGAATATCTTCTGCCTCAAATGTTGCCAAAGCTTCTGCCCTCACTGCCTCCCTTCTCATCATCCCTCTCATCCTCTACTCCAg GTGAGGAGATATGTGTACCAAGATGTCATTAGATTGGACGACCTTGAAAAGCTCGTTGACTGCTCATGCATTCAG GCTTACACAATAAATAGTGCGAAAGTAATATTCTTGAATCAGAGAGCACAATCAAGATCATCATCTTGCAAGCAGCTGAATTGTTCAGGCAACACTTGTTTCACCTGTGACAGAATTCTTCAGTACCCTTTCAATTTCTGTTCCCTCTCATGCAAG GTGGATCGCATGGTAACACGAGGCGAAGATTTGTCTAGCATTTTATTCAGGTTTGATGAATCTGATTTTGCCATCTCACAATTTGAAAGGCTGCATATGGATGGATCGGATCATGAAGGCCAAATCACTCCGATCTCCATTTTGGAATTCGGAGGCTCCCATTACGACACGGGTAACGCCGCGAATTCGGAGGGAGAACCGTCAGGACTCGTGAGAAGAAACCCCAAGACCAAAAGGGGATTCATGAGCTTGGTCTCATTGAACAATAGAAGAAAAGGAGCCCCACATAGGTCTCCTCTTTCTTGA